Proteins encoded within one genomic window of Vicia villosa cultivar HV-30 ecotype Madison, WI unplaced genomic scaffold, Vvil1.0 ctg.001280F_1_1, whole genome shotgun sequence:
- the LOC131634289 gene encoding F-box protein At1g10780-like, translated as MSIESLPDVILQYILSHISNGRDVAYCNCVSKRWKNSLGYIRSLCFTRNAFDNPPNDEDSDIIVRRMVSAVERLEELIVFCPFSPSGLASWLALAGPSLSYLELRMDNLGDNAVVHESPSKLDCIGAAMNLEILKLWGVLIERIPKWDEFHNLKILEVVGARLEDAAVNAVIRSCPNLTKLLLLGCEGVQSITIDLPFLEDCRLDFYGLGNCSLSLIAPKIESLEVQGCSWIRVPETKHLKKLSISNSAGRVYMIDFGKLTALETLSMRGIQWCWDAICKMLRLASDVKHLFMKVEFTGDYDALQPFAEIDFVDFFNSHPKLLKFDIHGAMFAALCQKNSLKHVDSDFVIPCLEEVLITVRSPLNAEQKMSTLESLLKYGKNLRTMVIKILQMKGSHNSADDFFDEICRFRYMHREIIRIE; from the exons ATGT CGATTGAGTCTCTGCCTGATGTGATTCTTCAATACATATTGTCGCATATCAGTAATGGACGTGACGTGGCGTATTGCAATTGTGTTTCTAAGCGTTGGAAGAACTCATTGGGTTATATCAGATCTCTTTGTTTTACTCGCAATGCGTTTGATAACCCTCCTAATGATGAAGATTCTGACATCATTGTGAGAAGAATGGTATCAGCTGTTGAGCGATTAGAGGAGCTAATTGTTTTCTGCCCTTTCTCCCCTTCCGGCCTTGCTTCATGGCTAGCACTTGCAGGTCCATCTCTTTCTTATCTTGAGCTTCGAATGGACAACCTTGGCGACAATGCGGTTGTTCATGAGAGCCCGTCAAAATTGGATTGCATTGGTGCAGCAATGAATTTGGAGATTCTGAAACTGTGGGGTGTCTTGATTGAACGCATCCCTAAATGGGATGAGTTTCATAATCTTAAAATCCTTGAAGTTGTTGGGGCAAGATTGGAAGATGCTGCAGTGAATGCTGTGATTCGGTCTTGCCCAAATCTGACAAAGTTGTTACTGCTTGGGTGTGAAGGTGTCCAATCAATTACAATCGATCTGCCATTTTTAGAGGACTGTAGGCTGGATTTTTATGGTCTTGGAAACTGTTCGCTTTCGCTCATTGCCCCTAAAATTGAATCTCTTGAGGTACAAGGCTGTAGCTGGATTAGGGTCCCTGAGACCAAGCATCTGAAAAAGCTTTCAATTTCTAATAGTGCAG GGAGAGTTTACATGATTGATTTTGGAAAGCTTACAGCCCTGGAGACCCTGTCGATGCGGGGCATTCAGTGGTGCTGGGATGCAATATGTAAAATGCTGAGATTGGCAAGTGATGTGAAACATCTTTTTATGAAAGTGGAATTCACTGGTGACTATGATGCTCTTCAACCCTTTGCAGagattgattttgttgattttttcaaCAGCCATCCCAAGCTGCTCAAGTTCGATATCCATGGAGCCATGTTTGCAGCACTATGCCAGAAGAACAGTCTAAAACAT GTTGATTCTGACTTTGTGATTCCATGTTTGGAGGAGGTCTTAATCACTGTGAGATCACCATTAAATGCTGAGCAGAAAATGAGTACTCTTGAATCCTTGTTGAAGTATGGGAAAAATTTAAGGACCATGGTTATCAAGATTCTCCAGATGAAGGGTTCACATAACAGTGCTGATGATTTTTTTGACGAGATTTGCCGGTTTCGATACATGCACCGTGAGATAATTCGAATAGAATAA
- the LOC131634311 gene encoding transmembrane emp24 domain-containing protein p24delta4-like, with the protein MEKNRASIMVSSTLLFFLFFSTCDAIWLTLPGSSGTKCVSEEIQHNVVVLADYAVLPVEAYHPTISVKVSSPYGNTLHHNENATVGNFAFTTQESGNYLACFWVAHNPSGADVNMNLDWKIGVAAKDWDSVARKDKIEGVELELRKLEGSVEAIHENLIYLRGREAEMRAVSEVTNSRVAWFSIMSLGICIAVSVLQLWHLKRYFQKKKLI; encoded by the exons ATGGAGAAAAACAGAGCATCCATTATGGTTTCTTCGACattgttgtttttcttgtttttttcaacATGTGATGCTATTTGGCTCACATTACCGGGTTCATCGGGAACCAAATGTGTTTCTGAAGAAATTCAGCATAACGTTGTTGTTTTGGCTGATTATGCTGTTCTTCCGGTGGAAGCATACCATCCCACTATCTCGGTTAAG gTAAGCTCGCCATATGGAAACACTCTTCATCATAATGAGAATGCTACAGTTGGTAATTTTGCATTTACAACTCAAGAGAGTGGGAACTACCTAGCATGCTTTTGGGTTGCACACAACCCTTCAGGTGCAGATGTCAACATGAACCTTGATTGGAAAATTGGAGTTGCAGCCAAAGATTGGGATTCTGTTGCTAGAAAAGACAAGATTGAG GGAGTAGAGCTTGAGTTGAGAAAGCTAGAAGGGTCAGTGGAAGCTATCCATGAGAATTTGATCTATCTTAGGGGCAG AGAAGCAGAGATGAGGGCAGTGAGTGAGGTAACAAATTCAAGAGTGGCATGGTTTAGTATTATGTCCTTGGGCATCTGCATTGCAGTTTCAGTTTTGCAATTGTGGCATTTGAAAAGATACTTCCAAAAGAAGAAGCTTATTTAG